The following are from one region of the Muntiacus reevesi chromosome 3, mMunRee1.1, whole genome shotgun sequence genome:
- the LOC136164108 gene encoding small cysteine and glycine repeat-containing protein 7-like produces the protein MGCCGCGSCGGCGGGCSGGCGGGCGGGCGGGCGSCTSCRCYRVGCCTSCCPCCYGCCGGCCSVPVVCCHRHTCGCNSCGKGCCQQKGCCQQKCCCHKQCCH, from the coding sequence ATGGGCTGCTGTGGTTGTGGAAGTTGCGGTGGCTGCGGCGGGGGCTGCAGCGGGGGCTGCGGCGGGGGCTGCGGTGGGGGCTGTGGCGGGGGCTGCGGCAGCTGCACCAGCTGCAGATGCTACCGGGTGGGCTGCTGCACCAGCTGCTGTCCCTGCTGCTACGGCTGCTGCGGGGGCTGCTGCAGCGTCCCCGTGGTCTGCTGCCACCGCCACACCTGCGGCTGCAACTCGTGTGGGAAGGGCTGTTGCCAGCAGAAGGGCTGTTGCCAGCAGAAGTGCTGCTGCCACAAGCAGTGCTGCCACTAG